The following proteins are encoded in a genomic region of Micromonospora olivasterospora:
- a CDS encoding ABC transporter permease, with translation MRVAEAWRVAWDALRANRMRSALTMLGVIIGVASVVVLVAVGTGAKREVEQQVEGLGSNLLVVVPGRLDFGAAPAVSRLSLADVDAVGRVVGDPGRVAVTVASGETVRAGNRADFTTVQGVLETTPRVFTRPVGRGAYLTASDVATSRRVAVLGAAVAAALFPDRDPIGQQVAIAGVRFRVIGVFASLGQSLGVDRDDEVHIPVTAAHRLYGTQRIDGIAVKAPDRERIGELGDRIVAELTRRHPDAEFSAVTQQQILGVLGDILGVLTGVLAAIAGISLLVGGVGVSNIMLVSVRERTREIGLRKAVGARPRDIGVQFLLEAVLLTTVGGVTGMALGVGAALLVAALSPVPAAVTWWSLALAFGVSATVGIVFGVVPAQRAGRLDPVVALRAE, from the coding sequence GTGAGGGTGGCCGAGGCGTGGCGGGTGGCGTGGGACGCGCTGCGTGCCAACCGGATGCGCAGCGCCCTCACCATGCTCGGGGTGATCATCGGGGTGGCCTCGGTGGTCGTGCTGGTGGCCGTCGGCACGGGCGCGAAGCGGGAGGTCGAGCAGCAGGTCGAGGGCCTTGGCTCCAACCTGCTGGTGGTGGTACCCGGGCGGCTCGACTTCGGGGCCGCCCCGGCGGTGTCCCGGCTGTCGCTCGCGGACGTGGACGCGGTGGGGCGGGTGGTCGGCGACCCGGGCCGGGTGGCCGTCACCGTCGCCTCCGGCGAGACGGTCCGGGCCGGCAACCGCGCCGACTTCACCACCGTCCAGGGGGTGCTGGAGACCACCCCGCGGGTGTTCACCCGCCCGGTCGGCCGGGGCGCCTACCTCACCGCCTCCGACGTGGCCACCAGCCGCCGGGTCGCGGTGCTCGGCGCCGCCGTGGCGGCCGCCCTGTTTCCCGACCGGGACCCGATCGGCCAGCAGGTGGCCATCGCCGGGGTGCGGTTCCGGGTGATCGGCGTGTTCGCCTCCCTGGGCCAGAGCCTCGGCGTCGACCGGGACGACGAGGTGCACATCCCGGTCACGGCCGCGCACCGGCTCTACGGCACGCAGCGGATCGACGGCATCGCCGTCAAGGCCCCGGACCGGGAACGGATCGGCGAGCTGGGCGACCGGATCGTCGCCGAGTTGACCCGGCGACACCCGGACGCCGAGTTCAGCGCCGTCACCCAGCAGCAGATCCTCGGGGTGCTCGGCGACATCCTCGGGGTGCTCACCGGCGTGCTGGCCGCCATCGCCGGGATCTCGCTGCTGGTCGGCGGGGTCGGCGTCTCCAACATCATGCTCGTCTCGGTCCGGGAACGGACCCGGGAGATCGGCCTGCGCAAGGCGGTCGGCGCCCGGCCGCGCGACATCGGCGTGCAGTTCCTGCTGGAGGCGGTGCTGCTGACCACGGTCGGCGGGGTGACCGGCATGGCGCTGGGCGTGGGCGCGGCGCTGCTGGTGGCGGCCCTGTCCCCGGTCCCGGCGGCGGTCACCTGGTGGTCGCTGGCGCTCGCGTTCGGCGTTTCGGCGACGGTCGGCATCGTGTTCGGGGTGGTGCCCGCCCAGCGGGCCGGCCGGCTGGACCCGGTGGTGGCGCTGCGCGCCGAGTGA
- a CDS encoding ABC transporter ATP-binding protein, whose amino-acid sequence MSGVAEPDGTRPAIEAVDVSRTYELDGVSVPALRGVSLTIAPGEYVAVVGPSGSGKSTLMHLLGGLDRPTGGRLVIGGRDVGALSAPELAALRNRTIGFVFQAFHLLPRTSAVDNVALPLVYRGVGARQRRQRAAAVLGRVGLGHRLEHRPNQLSGGEQQRVAIARALVTDPAVLLADEPTGNLDSATGEAVLALLEELNAEAGVALVMVTHDQEVAARARRRIAVRDGVVVSDDTIHDRPPSGADGGPDTLVPAPSAEPRSASGSGPGRPPGGSGGAAGATGRLPRHRDPADAPSAPGEGGDPAGVAS is encoded by the coding sequence GTGAGCGGGGTCGCGGAACCCGACGGGACCCGTCCGGCGATCGAGGCGGTCGACGTCTCGCGTACGTACGAGCTGGACGGCGTCTCCGTGCCGGCCCTGCGCGGCGTGTCGCTCACCATCGCGCCCGGCGAGTACGTGGCCGTGGTAGGGCCGTCCGGCTCCGGCAAGTCCACCCTGATGCACCTGCTCGGCGGGCTGGACCGGCCGACCGGCGGCCGGCTGGTGATCGGCGGCCGGGACGTCGGCGCGCTCTCCGCCCCCGAGCTGGCGGCGCTGCGCAACCGGACCATCGGCTTCGTCTTCCAGGCGTTCCACCTGCTGCCGCGCACCTCGGCGGTGGACAACGTGGCGCTGCCGCTGGTCTACCGGGGCGTCGGCGCCCGGCAGCGGCGCCAGCGGGCGGCGGCCGTGCTGGGCCGGGTGGGCCTGGGCCACCGGCTGGAGCACCGGCCCAACCAGCTCTCGGGCGGCGAGCAGCAGCGGGTGGCGATTGCCCGCGCGCTGGTCACCGACCCGGCGGTGCTGCTGGCCGACGAGCCCACGGGCAACCTGGACAGCGCCACCGGCGAGGCGGTGCTGGCCCTGCTGGAGGAGCTGAACGCCGAGGCCGGGGTGGCGCTGGTGATGGTGACCCACGACCAGGAGGTGGCCGCCCGGGCCCGCCGCCGGATCGCCGTGCGGGACGGGGTCGTGGTCTCGGACGACACAATTCATGATCGACCGCCGTCGGGCGCGGACGGGGGACCTGACACACTGGTGCCCGCTCCCAGCGCGGAGCCCCGGTCCGCGTCCGGAAGCGGCCCGGGGCGCCCGCCCGGTGGCTCCGGTGGCGCCGCCGGAGCCACCGGGCGCCTTCCGCGCCACCGCGACCCCGCCGACGCGCCGTCCGCCCCGGGCGAGGGCGGCGACCCCGCCGGGGTGGCGTCGTGA
- a CDS encoding efflux RND transporter periplasmic adaptor subunit: MDAVRRTDQPRLRAATRPRLLTALIAVTVLTATTAASCGDEEPPVAAATAQRSTVAEVIDAPATVTARAAATLTAPADGTLASLRVQPGQRVRRGQVLAVVDSPSARDRLRQAREALAAARRAGGGISVGDLGGSRRGTDRAAAEAFDGAQAAAEKISDPRVRDALLAQVRSARKQYAAAARAADEAVRAVRRGIGGLNSAVGALSAAQRVQAQQAYDLAKAAVDALTLRAPIAGVVQPGGTRASSGLPPEALAGLLGQSGGAAAGIDPSVLAPAQGGPPPGVDDAVSAGGRVTAGTPVLTIVDTGALGLLAEVDETDILLVRPGLVATVELDAVTGATYDATVRSVDVLPTTSARGGVSYRVRLALGAGRFGGTGAEAGTETRTEPGEGAAPTPRPGMNAVVHLRVREAADAVTVPASAVFSADGRDAVWVVRDGHAARAAVTVGVQGQDLVQIVDGVAAGERVVVRGTDQVRAGQEVR; this comes from the coding sequence ATCGATGCGGTGCGCCGCACCGACCAGCCGCGGCTGCGCGCAGCCACGCGGCCCCGCCTGCTCACCGCCCTGATCGCCGTCACCGTCCTCACCGCCACCACCGCCGCCTCCTGCGGCGACGAGGAGCCCCCGGTCGCCGCGGCGACCGCGCAGCGGTCCACGGTCGCCGAGGTGATCGACGCCCCGGCGACCGTCACCGCCCGGGCCGCCGCCACGCTCACCGCCCCCGCCGACGGCACCCTGGCCAGCCTGCGCGTCCAGCCCGGGCAGCGGGTGAGGCGCGGCCAGGTGCTCGCCGTCGTCGACTCGCCGTCCGCGCGGGACCGGCTCCGCCAGGCCCGGGAGGCGCTGGCCGCCGCGAGGCGGGCCGGGGGCGGGATCTCCGTCGGCGACCTGGGCGGCAGCCGGCGGGGCACCGACCGGGCCGCCGCCGAGGCGTTCGACGGGGCGCAGGCCGCCGCCGAGAAGATCAGCGACCCGAGGGTGCGCGACGCGTTGCTGGCCCAGGTCCGCAGCGCCCGGAAGCAGTACGCCGCCGCCGCGCGCGCCGCCGACGAGGCCGTCCGGGCGGTGCGGCGGGGGATCGGCGGGCTGAACTCCGCGGTCGGCGCGTTGTCCGCCGCGCAGCGGGTCCAGGCCCAGCAGGCGTACGACCTGGCGAAGGCGGCCGTCGACGCGTTGACGCTGCGCGCCCCGATCGCCGGGGTGGTGCAGCCCGGCGGCACCCGGGCCTCCTCCGGCCTCCCGCCCGAGGCCCTGGCGGGGCTGCTCGGCCAGTCCGGCGGCGCGGCGGCCGGGATCGACCCGTCCGTGCTCGCCCCCGCCCAGGGCGGCCCGCCGCCGGGCGTGGACGACGCCGTGTCCGCCGGCGGCCGGGTGACCGCCGGTACGCCGGTGCTGACCATCGTGGACACCGGCGCGCTGGGCCTGCTCGCCGAGGTGGACGAGACCGACATTCTTCTGGTCCGCCCCGGCCTCGTCGCCACGGTCGAGTTGGACGCGGTGACCGGCGCGACGTACGACGCGACGGTCCGCTCGGTGGACGTGCTGCCGACGACCTCGGCGCGCGGTGGCGTCTCGTACCGGGTGCGGCTGGCCCTCGGCGCCGGCCGGTTCGGCGGGACCGGGGCCGAAGCCGGGACCGAAACCAGGACCGAGCCCGGAGAAGGAGCCGCCCCCACGCCCCGGCCCGGCATGAACGCCGTCGTTCACCTGCGGGTCCGGGAGGCGGCCGACGCGGTGACCGTCCCCGCCTCGGCGGTGTTCTCCGCCGACGGCCGGGACGCGGTCTGGGTGGTCCGGGACGGCCACGCCGCGCGGGCGGCGGTGACGGTGGGCGTCCAGGGGCAGGATCTGGTGCAGATCGTCGACGGGGTGGCGGCCGGCGAGCGGGTGGTGGTGCGCGGCACCGACCAGGTCCGCGCCGGCCAGGAGGTGCGGTGA
- a CDS encoding proline dehydrogenase family protein gives MLRSVILAASRSSQVERLIATAPFTRDVVRRFVAGAGTDDALRATRELVDDGLAVALDNLGEDTVTPEQATATRDEYLNLLRLLSAAGLTPAAEISVKLSALGQLFDEQLAYDNVRAICTAAGEAGTTVTLDMEDHTTTDSTLDILAKLRKDHPATGAVLQAYLRRTESDCRELATAGSRVRLCKGAYREPESVAYQSAREVDKSYVRCMNILMSGDGYPMLATHDPRLIAIGEDRARWFDRGPDRFEFQMLYGLRPEEQTRLVGEGYTVRVYLPYGTDWYGYLMRRLAERPANLAFFGRALMSKK, from the coding sequence ATGCTCCGTTCCGTCATCCTCGCCGCCTCCCGGTCATCCCAGGTCGAGCGGCTCATCGCGACGGCCCCCTTCACCCGGGACGTCGTCCGCCGGTTCGTCGCCGGAGCCGGCACCGACGACGCGTTGCGCGCGACCCGCGAGCTCGTCGACGACGGTCTCGCGGTCGCCCTCGACAACCTCGGCGAGGACACCGTCACCCCCGAGCAGGCCACCGCCACCCGGGACGAGTACCTGAACCTGCTGCGGCTGCTCTCCGCCGCGGGGCTCACCCCGGCCGCCGAGATCAGCGTGAAGCTCTCCGCGCTCGGCCAGCTGTTCGACGAGCAGCTCGCGTACGACAACGTGCGGGCGATCTGCACGGCGGCGGGCGAGGCGGGCACCACGGTCACCCTGGACATGGAGGACCACACCACCACCGACTCGACGCTGGACATCCTGGCCAAGCTGCGCAAGGACCACCCGGCGACCGGGGCGGTGCTCCAGGCGTACCTGCGCCGGACCGAGTCCGACTGCCGCGAGTTGGCCACCGCCGGGTCGCGGGTGCGGCTGTGCAAGGGCGCGTACCGGGAGCCGGAGTCCGTGGCGTACCAGTCCGCCCGCGAGGTGGACAAGTCGTACGTCCGGTGCATGAACATCCTGATGTCCGGCGACGGGTACCCGATGCTGGCCACCCACGACCCGCGCCTGATCGCCATCGGCGAGGACCGGGCCCGCTGGTTCGACCGGGGGCCGGACCGGTTCGAGTTCCAGATGCTGTACGGCCTCCGGCCGGAGGAGCAGACCCGGCTGGTCGGCGAGGGCTACACCGTGCGGGTCTACCTGCCGTACGGCACCGACTGGTACGGCTACCTGATGCGCCGCCTCGCCGAGCGCCCCGCCAACCTGGCCTTCTTCGGCCGGGCGCTGATGTCGAAGAAGTAG